The sequence CACGGGGGTCATGGGATACATTGATGGATCCGGTGGCGGTACTGCGCGTTCTCGGCAACAAGTACAACCCCGAGATACTTCGGGCGACGCACACTCCGAAATCCGCCCAGGAACTATCAGATGAACTTGATATTCCCATCGCCACCTCGTACCGCCGCATCGAGGAGTTACGGGAAAACGAGCTGCTCGCCCTCGAGGGCAAAGAGCTGTCGGATGAGGGACGGCGAACGAAGGTCTACCGCCGACAGATCGACGAAATTAGCGTTCAGTTCGGGACCACGACAGTCGAGATCGATTTCAAAGAGCGGACGGAGGCAAAGAACAACCTCGTCGACGTGTGGTCCGACCTCCGGTCCGAGGGCTAATTATCCGAGATTATAATCGGGAGCGTACCTTTATCAATGATTCTGCAGCCAGGGTACAGTAGAGCCAATGGCACCCATCGAGATATTGTATACGATCTTCAGTCTAACTCTTACAGTGACTGGGCTCTCGATGGTCGGGCTGGCCCTTCGCGCGTACGTCGACACGGCACGTGATTCGATGTTACAGCTCTCGATCGGGTTCGCCCTCGTCGTCGCGGCCGCTGTAGGAACGACGATAAGCGCGTTTCTCACCGATTTTGCCGGTGCAAGATCACTGTTGACAGTGAACTACGTGTTCACGACGATCGGCTATCTCTTCGTGATGTACAGCATCATCTCCCGACGCTGAATCATGAAAAACGGGACCGCACCCGATCGAGCAGTTGTACCCGCTCTTCGGTCGCTGCCTCGCTTTCGTCGAGGCCTGCCTCCCGAATGAGTTCCGCGAGCGGGACGTCAACGACCGGGTCGTCTGGATCGGATTCCGCGGTTTCGTCTCCGGTATCCGGATCGACCCACACGAACTCGTCCTCGTCATCCGGAGAAAACAAGGCGTCCAGATCGAGGAGATCGGCGAGCGATCGAGCTAGCCGGTCGTAGGCCTGGGAAGCGGGCGCGTCGGGAGCATCCATGACGACCGGAATTCCCTTGCGGATACTCCGGTGGACCGATCGATCGTACGGCACGCTCACCGTCACCGCGTCCGTCGTCCCCAGTGCAGTCGCGATTCCCTCGACGTCCTCGAATGAGCCGTCGCCCGTCCTGGTGAACACGGCACCGACGACGGGGACATCGAGCCGCTCGACGAGTTCCCCGGTCTTCGCGGCGTCGGTCAGCGACGATAACTCGGCCGTCGTCACCAGGAGGACCGCGTCGGCGACCTGGAGAGAGACCCCGACCTCGTGACTGAGGCCGGCGCCAGCGTCGAGGATCACCACGTCGAAACGCGCGCGAAGATCCTCGACGATGTCTTCGAGGATATCCGTATCGAGGCCGGTGAAGCTATCCAGATCCGTCGAGCCCGGAACGATGGTCAATCCGCCGCCACGATGGCAGGCGTCCTCGAGGGTTGCTTCCGATGCCAACACGTCGTGGATCGTCGCGTCGGGAGTCGTGAGCCCGACGAACGCGCCGAGGTTCGCCATTCCCAGATCGGCGTCGACGATGGCGACTTCGAGGTCCGCTTCCGCGAACGCCGCCCCCAGGTTCACAGCTGTCGTCGTCTTCCCCACGCCACCCTTCCCGGAGGCGATCGCGAGGGCGAACCCATCCGAGCCATCGTCCATTAGTCGAATCGTACCTCCTTCCAATACATAAGTGTGGCTTCCCTCATACGGCGAGCAGCATGCCCACCAGTTCGAGCGTCATCGATCCGATGATGGCCGTGATCCAGGTCAAGACGACGAAGTGCATGTACGAGTTGACCTTGTGTCCCCCATCGACGATCCTGATGATGATCGAGGAGAGCATCGCGTTGACCAGGACGGTCAGCGTGAGAAGGTATTCGATGACGCCGATGTCATACACTTTGGTATTGATGAGTGTCCCTGGATCGAACGATGCCGACGTCTCCAGGCCCATCGTCATCCCCGAGAGTACTTGAACGATCCCCAGTCCGATGAAAAAGGCAAATGTCGCTGCAGCGGAGATACCATAGACGACGCCGATGAGGGTGGTAGCTGCCTGGTCCCTTCGTTCTCGCAACTGGAGGACTTCGCTCATGTTATGACTGATGAGTTCGCCGAGATGTTTCGGGTCGCCCCCCATCTCGCGACCGATAAGATACATCTCGGAGAATTTCTGGATGAGATACGAGTGTGCCTCCGCGGTGAAAAACCGCCAGGCTTCGGTGCCCGAGAGGCGAATATTTAGCCGCTTGTAGAGGTCGTCGATGTTCTGGGTCAGTGCGCCGAAGTCCTTGTTGCGGAGTCTGGCGAGAACCCGCGTCGTCGTCGTCTGCTGGGCCGTCTCGCTGGATCCCAGTGCTCGAATGAAGCTCACGAACTCGTCGTCCCGGTCTTTGACGTTGGCCTCTTCACCCCGGGCGACGATTCCCGGAATGAGCAAGGGCGTCGTCGGGAATGCCGCGTACAGCGGCAACGGAACGGACTGTGGATCGATACCGGTCATGCCCACCATAACGGCGATTGTCACGACGATGGCTACGATAGCGAGGGCGAATCCCGCTGCCGTGGCGATCTGCAACTTCCGCTCGACGGTAGTCGTGTATCCGTGGGGGAAATACCAAATTGGGTCGGACGGAGCGACGGTGTAGATGGCGTACAGGAAACCCAATTGGATGAACGTATACATAGCGACGACCGCCGCGACAGTCGCGCTCGGGTTGGTTCCGGAGAGGATCGGCAATACGGTCGCGAAAACCAGCGCGAACGTGACTGAAAGAATCATCGACATGTAGAGGTCCTTCATGACCTCCAGGTTCTCGAGTTGGCCCTCGTAGATAGTCGAGTAATGCCTGATGATGGCCTCCTGTTCGCTCACGAGGTAGTTCGAGAGGCTCTCTCCGGCATTGATGGTGTAGGCCAGACGATCGAAGAAATCCGACACCGAGTCGCTTGGCACTTTCTTCGCTCGCATCCGACACGCGTCGTCGAGGCTCTGATTCCACGTGTCGACGAGCTGGACGATGCGACGCGTCTCCTCGGATAGCGGCCCGTACTCCTCCTCGTTCGCGATGCGCCGAAACACCTCCACGCGATCGATATTGGTCGTCGACAGGACGGTCATGTGCGTGACATAGAGGTGAAAGACTTCCCCCATGCGCTTTCGACGCTGGTCTTGCTGGAGTTTCGGATAGATGACTGCAGTGACGAAAATCAACAACCCCAAAAGCGGCATCGGGAGCCGGGCGATTATCGGCAGCTCGAGGATAAACACGGCGATCAGAGAGAGGGCAAAAACGATCACCGAGGGGGCAAGAATGAGGAGAAAGTACCGGGAAACCGACATTTCCATCTGGAAGTACGCGTCGCGGATCGACGCGACTGTCGTCGAGAAATCCAGGCTTCCGGAGGAGTCCTGTGATGATGCGTCCGATTCCGTCGCCATATCAGAGGTCCCGACGAGCCATGGTAAAGGGGAGGCCCTCGACACCATCGCGCTGGAACGAGGCGATAGTGTCGTTGAAATCGTGGTAGGAGATGAGGTCCTCCTGAATGATGCGCTCGATGATCTCGGTCCGGAAGTCCATCTCGTCGTAGATCTCCCTGGTATCCTCGTAGCCGAGCAACGTGGCGATTTGCTCCTCGAGGACGTAGGAGTTGTTGCGACCCTGGAAAACGATCTCGTCCTCGACCGGGTCCCAGTAGAAGGCCTGGCGCGTGACGACCCCGCCCATCTCCTTGGAGAAGCCCTCGATCTCCTGAACGCTGGTCACCCGTCGAAGGACGTCGTCACCCTGTTTCACTCGATTCTGGAAGAGCGCCACGTCGGCGTTGTCCATGAACGTCTCGGGGACGTTAATGGGGTCGCCGGTGAACCGCTGAATCATCGATACGATATCGCTTGCGTGGAAGGTCAGCATGACGGGGTGGCCCGTCTGGGCAGCCTGGAAGGCCATCCGTCCCTCCTCGCCACGGACCTCACCCACGATGATGTAGTCTGGCCGCGAACGCAGGGCCGCTGCGACCAGGTCGAACATGTCCACGTCGGCACTGTTCTCACCCTGACCCTCACGCGTGAGCAACTGTTGCCATGTGTCGTGTGGGGGGAGGACCTCGGAGGTGTCCTCGGCTGTGTAGATCTTCGAGTCGCGGGGAATGAACGCCATGATCGAGTTGAGCGTGGTCGTCTTCCCCGAGGCCGTCTCGCCCACCACGAACACCGTTTGCTCGTTCTCGAGACAGAGCCAGAGGTACGCCGCCAGTTCGGGCGAGAGAGTTCCCCACTTCGTAATCTGGCCGACGGAGAGCGGAACCTCGTCCCCCTGGCGGATCGTGAGCGACGGCCCTTTGAGACTGACGTCGTCGGAGTAGATGATATTGATACGCGACCCGTCCGGCAGGGTCGAGTCGATGATCGGATCCGAGTCCGAGACCGGGTCACCCATCCGCTCGCCGATGTTCCGGAGCCAGTTATCGAACTCCTCGGGCTCGCCGAAGTCCACGGTGGTTTTGATGAGACCGTACGTACCGTGATCCACGTACGTTTCGTGGGGGCCGATGACGTGGATGTCTTCGTTGTACGTGTCACGCATCACCGGTTCCAGCGGCCCAAGACCGACGATGTCCCGATTGAGACGGTACCGGATCGTGTTATAGGTCGTATCGGAGACGGGAATCCGGCCGTACCCGAGGGTTTCCTCGACGGCCTGCTGGATGACGGGCAGTTTCGCCTGCATCGCGTTGACCGCCCGTTTCGGCCGACCGGCCATCGATCGAGCGCCGTCGATGATCCCGCCTGATGAGATATCAGTGGAGTCCATCGACAACTGCCCGCGCGAGTTCCCGCC is a genomic window of Halanaeroarchaeum sulfurireducens containing:
- a CDS encoding DUF7521 family protein, coding for MAPIEILYTIFSLTLTVTGLSMVGLALRAYVDTARDSMLQLSIGFALVVAAAVGTTISAFLTDFAGARSLLTVNYVFTTIGYLFVMYSIISRR
- a CDS encoding ArsR/SmtB family transcription factor; the encoded protein is MDPVAVLRVLGNKYNPEILRATHTPKSAQELSDELDIPIATSYRRIEELRENELLALEGKELSDEGRRTKVYRRQIDEISVQFGTTTVEIDFKERTEAKNNLVDVWSDLRSEG
- a CDS encoding MinD/ParA family ATP-binding protein; translated protein: MDDGSDGFALAIASGKGGVGKTTTAVNLGAAFAEADLEVAIVDADLGMANLGAFVGLTTPDATIHDVLASEATLEDACHRGGGLTIVPGSTDLDSFTGLDTDILEDIVEDLRARFDVVILDAGAGLSHEVGVSLQVADAVLLVTTAELSSLTDAAKTGELVERLDVPVVGAVFTRTGDGSFEDVEGIATALGTTDAVTVSVPYDRSVHRSIRKGIPVVMDAPDAPASQAYDRLARSLADLLDLDALFSPDDEDEFVWVDPDTGDETAESDPDDPVVDVPLAELIREAGLDESEAATEERVQLLDRVRSRFS
- the flaJ gene encoding archaellar assembly protein FlaJ, encoding MATESDASSQDSSGSLDFSTTVASIRDAYFQMEMSVSRYFLLILAPSVIVFALSLIAVFILELPIIARLPMPLLGLLIFVTAVIYPKLQQDQRRKRMGEVFHLYVTHMTVLSTTNIDRVEVFRRIANEEEYGPLSEETRRIVQLVDTWNQSLDDACRMRAKKVPSDSVSDFFDRLAYTINAGESLSNYLVSEQEAIIRHYSTIYEGQLENLEVMKDLYMSMILSVTFALVFATVLPILSGTNPSATVAAVVAMYTFIQLGFLYAIYTVAPSDPIWYFPHGYTTTVERKLQIATAAGFALAIVAIVVTIAVMVGMTGIDPQSVPLPLYAAFPTTPLLIPGIVARGEEANVKDRDDEFVSFIRALGSSETAQQTTTTRVLARLRNKDFGALTQNIDDLYKRLNIRLSGTEAWRFFTAEAHSYLIQKFSEMYLIGREMGGDPKHLGELISHNMSEVLQLRERRDQAATTLIGVVYGISAAATFAFFIGLGIVQVLSGMTMGLETSASFDPGTLINTKVYDIGVIEYLLTLTVLVNAMLSSIIIRIVDGGHKVNSYMHFVVLTWITAIIGSMTLELVGMLLAV
- a CDS encoding type II/IV secretion system ATPase subunit; amino-acid sequence: MADHGTRELGHELREAASRHPHLREYLQRFKQFTGEFPEFVDEPSGEWEADKPNVVYNVGGPIFCHVYGDVGKDTKYYTIEPELSGPEEAVFDDVRTRILEKSVKRPAPAAESEYDDRIEELLEDTVMIADEDAGGNLLGRLRNLDVETIRNLGVEDVAAELGGNSRGQLSMDSTDISSGGIIDGARSMAGRPKRAVNAMQAKLPVIQQAVEETLGYGRIPVSDTTYNTIRYRLNRDIVGLGPLEPVMRDTYNEDIHVIGPHETYVDHGTYGLIKTTVDFGEPEEFDNWLRNIGERMGDPVSDSDPIIDSTLPDGSRINIIYSDDVSLKGPSLTIRQGDEVPLSVGQITKWGTLSPELAAYLWLCLENEQTVFVVGETASGKTTTLNSIMAFIPRDSKIYTAEDTSEVLPPHDTWQQLLTREGQGENSADVDMFDLVAAALRSRPDYIIVGEVRGEEGRMAFQAAQTGHPVMLTFHASDIVSMIQRFTGDPINVPETFMDNADVALFQNRVKQGDDVLRRVTSVQEIEGFSKEMGGVVTRQAFYWDPVEDEIVFQGRNNSYVLEEQIATLLGYEDTREIYDEMDFRTEIIERIIQEDLISYHDFNDTIASFQRDGVEGLPFTMARRDL